From Canis aureus isolate CA01 chromosome 7, VMU_Caureus_v.1.0, whole genome shotgun sequence, a single genomic window includes:
- the MRAP2 gene encoding melanocortin-2 receptor accessory protein 2 isoform X3, which produces MNSFVSDFGRPLEPDKVFSRQGNDESRSLFHCYINEVEHLDRAKVCHQTTVLDSSVRLQEAIRSNGRPEEELNRLMKFDIPNFVNTDQNSSFGEDDLLISEPPIVLENKPVSQTSHKDLD; this is translated from the coding sequence ATGAATAGCTTTGTGTCAGACTTTGGAAGACCACTGGAGCCAGATAAGGTGTTTTCTCGACAGGGCAATGATGAATCCAGGTCTCTCTTTCATTGCTACATCAATGAAGTGGAACACTTGGATAGGGCTAAAGTTTGTCATCAGACCACGGTCCTTGACAGCAGTGTTCGACTCCAGGAAGCCATTAGAAGCAATGGGCGTCCAGAGGAGGAGCTGAATAGGCTTATGAAGTTTGATATCCCTAACTTTGTGAATACAGACCAGAACTCCTCCTTTGGGGAGGATGATCTTCTAATTTCAGAACCACCTATTGTTCTAGAAAATAAGCCAGTTTCCCAGACCTCACACAAAGACCTGGATTGA